The following proteins are encoded in a genomic region of Mycolicibacterium rutilum:
- a CDS encoding ESX secretion-associated protein EspG: protein MAANAVELTAEQAWFVADRAGAGNYPWVLAITPPYSDHAARGRVESRLTAELVELGVMSADGAVNGAVRQWVTTACRARRWLELRFVRGTGSMLRGHVGRREDDTVVALRSGGLVTLTALDLHHPQALVPVLTAGLSGRSPARFDEFAIPARIGARADEQLRSGADLAEVIDFLGIPPSARAVVEAAYSADRSYVEIVAGDHRDGHRVSTDVGVSVVDTREGRVLVHPAKAFDGEWVSTFTPGTPQAIATAVERLTATLPDGVWFPDVTMTRDFENTSSEHRTEHQWQTVQ from the coding sequence GTGGCCGCTAACGCCGTCGAGCTGACCGCGGAGCAGGCCTGGTTCGTCGCCGACCGCGCGGGCGCCGGGAACTATCCCTGGGTGCTCGCGATCACCCCGCCGTACAGCGATCACGCGGCGCGCGGTCGCGTCGAGTCGAGGTTGACTGCAGAGCTGGTCGAGCTCGGCGTGATGAGCGCGGACGGTGCCGTCAACGGCGCTGTGCGGCAGTGGGTTACGACGGCGTGCCGGGCGCGGCGATGGCTCGAGCTGCGGTTCGTCCGCGGTACGGGCAGCATGCTGCGCGGACACGTCGGCCGTCGCGAGGACGACACCGTGGTCGCGCTGCGCAGCGGCGGCCTGGTGACGCTGACAGCGCTGGACCTGCATCACCCGCAGGCGCTGGTGCCGGTGTTGACCGCCGGGCTGTCCGGCCGGTCACCCGCCCGGTTCGACGAGTTCGCGATCCCGGCGCGCATCGGGGCGCGCGCCGACGAGCAGCTGCGCAGCGGCGCGGACCTGGCCGAGGTCATCGACTTCCTCGGCATCCCGCCCAGCGCACGCGCCGTCGTGGAGGCCGCCTACTCGGCCGACCGCAGCTACGTCGAGATCGTCGCCGGTGACCACCGCGACGGCCACCGCGTCAGCACCGATGTCGGCGTCAGCGTCGTCGACACCCGGGAAGGCCGCGTGCTGGTGCACCCGGCGAAGGCGTTCGACGGCGAGTGGGTTTCGACGTTCACTCCCGGTACGCCGCAGGCGATCGCGACCGCGGTCGAACGGCTCACCGCAACACTTCCCGACGGCGTGTGGTTCCCCGACGTGACCATGACCCGAGACTTCGAAAACACAAGCTCCGAACACAGAACGGAACACCAATGGCAGACAGTCCAATGA
- a CDS encoding type VII secretion protein EsxS: protein MSLLDAHIPQLVSSEAAFAAKAALMRSTMAQAEQAAQSAQAFHMGESSAAFQAAHARFIEVSAKINALLDVAQANLGDAAGTYVAQDAAAASTYTAI from the coding sequence ATGAGCCTTCTCGACGCTCACATCCCGCAACTCGTCTCATCTGAGGCCGCGTTCGCCGCCAAGGCTGCACTGATGCGCAGCACCATGGCCCAGGCCGAGCAGGCCGCCCAATCCGCGCAGGCGTTCCACATGGGCGAGTCGTCGGCGGCGTTCCAGGCCGCGCACGCCCGCTTCATCGAGGTGTCGGCGAAGATCAACGCGCTGCTCGACGTCGCGCAGGCCAACCTCGGCGACGCCGCAGGCACCTACGTCGCCCAGGACGCCGCCGCGGCCAGCACCTACACCGCCATCTGA
- a CDS encoding WXG100 family type VII secretion target has protein sequence MSQIMYNYPAMLAHAGEMAGYAGAMHGVGADIASEQAALAGAWQGDTGTSYQAWQAQWNTALEELVRAYRSMAATHEQNTLSMSARDQAEGAKWGA, from the coding sequence ATGTCTCAGATCATGTACAACTACCCGGCGATGCTGGCGCACGCGGGCGAGATGGCCGGCTATGCGGGTGCCATGCACGGCGTGGGCGCCGACATCGCCAGCGAGCAGGCCGCGCTGGCCGGCGCGTGGCAGGGCGACACCGGCACGAGCTACCAGGCGTGGCAGGCGCAGTGGAACACCGCGCTCGAGGAACTGGTGCGGGCGTACCGGTCGATGGCCGCCACGCACGAGCAGAACACGCTGTCGATGAGCGCCCGGGACCAGGCCGAAGGCGCCAAATGGGGCGCCTGA